From one Microcoleus sp. FACHB-831 genomic stretch:
- a CDS encoding aminotransferase class I/II-fold pyridoxal phosphate-dependent enzyme, whose product MRLPSDYISLSQAKTPLLDALRWCANKNHAAFYTPGHKRGQGIPQPLADLLGKAVFPADLPELEELDNLFAPQSVIQEAQQLAAEAFGAEHSWFLVNGSTCGVTAAIMATCGKGDKIVMSRNVHQSAIAGLILSGAIPVFVNPEYDQVLGLAYSITASSVAAALEQHPDAKAVMMVYPTYYGVCGDVAAIAQIAHQHNIPLLVDEAHGAHFAFHPDLPTPALAAGADLSVQSTHKVLSALTQASMLHVRGNRINIDKLNKTLQLVQSTSPSYLLLASLDAARQQMALHGKQLMTRTLQLADDAKSRINQIPGLSVLELANTQGFVDIDRTRLTLGVSELNLTGFEADEILDQQLSVTAELPSLQHLTFIISLGNTQADIDALVSALRTLASEHSRPKSINSWQDVFIRWKKELLQIHPSSFIIYPSISPRDAFFSQTETLPIEQTLERISAELVCPYPPGIPVLMPGEEITPAALDYLKQILALGGSITGCSDPALKTLKVVR is encoded by the coding sequence ATGCGACTTCCCTCCGATTACATATCTTTGTCTCAAGCAAAAACGCCCTTACTGGATGCCCTACGCTGGTGTGCTAATAAAAATCATGCGGCATTTTACACGCCAGGACACAAACGGGGACAAGGAATTCCCCAGCCACTGGCAGATTTGTTGGGGAAAGCTGTTTTTCCAGCCGACTTGCCGGAGTTGGAGGAATTAGATAACTTATTTGCGCCGCAAAGCGTTATCCAAGAGGCGCAGCAGCTTGCAGCCGAAGCCTTTGGGGCAGAGCATAGCTGGTTTTTGGTGAATGGTTCGACTTGTGGGGTGACAGCGGCAATAATGGCGACTTGTGGCAAGGGTGACAAGATCGTGATGTCTCGGAACGTCCACCAGTCCGCGATCGCAGGTCTTATTCTCTCTGGTGCTATCCCTGTCTTCGTTAACCCGGAATACGACCAAGTTTTAGGTTTAGCTTACAGCATCACAGCTTCTTCTGTGGCAGCCGCCCTAGAGCAGCATCCAGACGCCAAAGCGGTGATGATGGTTTACCCAACTTATTATGGCGTTTGCGGGGATGTAGCAGCGATCGCTCAAATTGCCCACCAACACAACATTCCCCTGTTAGTAGACGAAGCTCACGGCGCTCATTTTGCGTTTCATCCAGATTTACCCACCCCAGCCTTAGCCGCGGGTGCTGACTTGAGCGTTCAATCCACTCACAAGGTACTCAGCGCCCTGACTCAAGCCTCAATGCTGCACGTCCGAGGCAACAGGATAAACATTGACAAACTAAATAAAACCTTGCAGTTGGTGCAGTCCACCAGTCCCAGTTATCTACTCCTAGCTTCTCTCGATGCAGCACGTCAGCAAATGGCACTGCACGGAAAACAATTAATGACTCGCACGTTGCAGCTTGCTGATGATGCAAAAAGCAGGATTAACCAGATTCCCGGATTATCAGTTTTGGAACTTGCAAACACGCAAGGCTTTGTCGATATCGACCGGACGCGGCTAACTCTAGGCGTTTCTGAGTTAAACTTGACTGGTTTTGAGGCAGATGAAATTCTAGATCAACAGCTTAGCGTTACAGCTGAATTACCATCGTTGCAACATCTGACGTTTATCATTAGTTTGGGCAACACGCAGGCAGATATTGACGCCCTAGTGTCCGCCCTACGCACTTTAGCCTCTGAGCATAGCCGTCCCAAGTCCATAAACTCTTGGCAGGATGTATTTATAAGGTGGAAAAAGGAATTGCTCCAAATTCATCCTTCTTCGTTCATTATTTATCCATCCATTTCCCCCCGCGATGCCTTCTTCTCGCAGACGGAAACGCTGCCGATAGAACAAACCCTAGAGCGCATTAGTGCCGAACTCGTTTGTCCTTACCCACCTGGAATTCCCGTGTTAATGCCTGGAGAAGAAATTACCCCAGCCGCCCTCGACTACCTGAAACAGATTCTCGCCCTCGGTGGCAGTATTACAGGTTGTAGCGATCCCGCCCTAAAGACTTTAAAAGTTGTTAGGTAA
- a CDS encoding gamma-aminobutyric acid A receptor, epsilon-like protein, with the protein MISPNSISIPEPQIPTPSPNPLPGSIPEPSPMPGPIPEPIPGPVPEPVPAPIPQPAIPEPVPETVPAPIPQTVPGTIPQTVPSPL; encoded by the coding sequence ATGATTAGTCCTAATTCTATTAGCATCCCAGAACCTCAAATTCCCACTCCTTCACCAAATCCGCTACCGGGGTCAATTCCCGAACCATCTCCCATGCCAGGGCCGATTCCGGAGCCAATTCCAGGGCCAGTGCCAGAGCCAGTGCCTGCTCCCATTCCCCAGCCAGCGATCCCAGAACCAGTCCCAGAGACAGTACCTGCTCCCATTCCCCAGACGGTTCCAGGGACGATTCCCCAAACTGTTCCTAGCCCACTTTAA
- the ychF gene encoding redox-regulated ATPase YchF: MLRAGIVGLPNVGKSTLFNALVANAKAEAANFPFCTIEPNVGVVSVPDERLNALAKISASKQIVPTRVEFVDIAGLVKGASQGEGLGNKFLSHIREVDAIVHVVRCFENDDIIHVSGSVDPARDIEIINLELVLADLSQVEKRIDRARKQARGNKDGQIEVTALEKLTALLNEGKPARQAKLTEEEAESIKGLGLLSGKPIIYAANVSEDDLATGNKYVEQVRQIASAENAQVVIVSAQVEAELVELPDEDRADFLASLGVEEGGLKSLIRATYELLGLRTYFTTGPQESRAWTITAGMVAPQAAGVIHTDFERGFIRAETVAYEDLVATGSMKTAKEKGLVRSEGKEYVVKEGDVLLFLFNV; this comes from the coding sequence ATGCTAAGAGCCGGAATTGTTGGACTGCCCAACGTTGGAAAATCTACCCTATTTAATGCCCTCGTTGCTAATGCTAAGGCTGAGGCGGCAAATTTTCCTTTTTGCACGATTGAACCCAATGTCGGTGTCGTCTCCGTGCCAGATGAGCGTCTAAATGCTCTGGCTAAGATATCCGCCTCTAAGCAAATTGTGCCTACAAGAGTTGAGTTTGTAGATATTGCGGGTTTAGTAAAAGGCGCAAGTCAGGGAGAGGGACTGGGCAATAAATTTTTATCGCACATTCGAGAAGTGGATGCGATTGTCCATGTAGTGCGCTGTTTTGAAAATGATGATATTATCCACGTTTCCGGTTCTGTCGATCCGGCGCGAGATATAGAAATAATCAATTTGGAGTTAGTTTTAGCCGATTTATCGCAAGTAGAGAAGAGGATAGATCGCGCCCGCAAACAAGCTCGTGGCAACAAAGACGGCCAAATTGAAGTCACAGCGTTGGAAAAATTAACCGCTTTGTTGAATGAAGGCAAGCCAGCACGACAGGCTAAATTAACCGAAGAAGAAGCCGAGTCAATTAAGGGGTTGGGATTGCTTAGTGGCAAACCAATTATCTATGCAGCCAATGTGTCTGAGGATGATTTGGCTACTGGTAACAAATATGTAGAGCAAGTGCGGCAAATTGCCTCTGCGGAAAATGCTCAAGTTGTCATTGTTTCTGCTCAAGTGGAAGCAGAATTGGTGGAATTACCCGATGAAGACCGAGCAGATTTTCTGGCATCTTTGGGTGTGGAAGAAGGCGGCTTGAAATCTTTGATTCGCGCCACTTATGAACTATTAGGTTTGCGTACTTATTTTACTACTGGCCCCCAGGAAAGCCGCGCTTGGACGATTACAGCGGGGATGGTAGCACCGCAGGCGGCTGGTGTAATTCATACTGATTTTGAGCGCGGATTTATCCGGGCGGAGACTGTAGCTTATGAAGATTTAGTTGCAACGGGTTCGATGAAAACTGCAAAAGAAAAAGGTTTAGTACGCAGTGAAGGTAAAGAGTACGTCGTTAAAGAAGGCGATGTACTGCTGTTCCTGTTTAACGTTTAG
- a CDS encoding phage holin family protein, which produces MNITQLLIAWLVTSVSLFIISKLPTGVEIDGFNKALVSAAVFGIVNALIGPVIKVLALPITFLTFGLFAVVVNGIIFGLAAALVQGFRLRWGIWSALIGAVALGIINSLLFNLLGFR; this is translated from the coding sequence ATGAATATTACACAACTTCTGATTGCTTGGCTGGTCACCTCTGTTAGTTTGTTTATTATTTCCAAATTGCCAACAGGAGTGGAAATTGACGGGTTTAATAAAGCCCTAGTTTCGGCAGCAGTTTTTGGAATTGTGAATGCTTTGATAGGACCAGTTATTAAAGTATTAGCTTTACCAATTACCTTTCTAACTTTTGGCTTATTCGCCGTAGTTGTCAACGGGATTATCTTTGGTTTAGCTGCTGCGTTAGTACAAGGATTTCGGTTGCGGTGGGGAATTTGGAGTGCTTTGATAGGAGCAGTTGCACTAGGGATTATCAACTCTCTACTATTTAACCTGCTTGGTTTCAGGTAG